DNA from Roseimicrobium sp. ORNL1:
CAAGAACGACTGATGCAGCGAACAGAGACGTGGGACTGTTTTTGTCTGTTATGTGGAAGGAGCGCTTTGCGCCTTGGAGTGCGGTGGCAAGCTTCAAGCGCGACACCGCTTTGAGCGGGGAGATGAGCATCAAGGAGCGAAATCACGGTCCAATTCCCAAGACGCTCTCCCACTCGGAAGCTTCGATGTTGGGTCTACTCAAGGTCTGCAGGAATGTAGGGTGAGACTCCTTCGTTCAAAGCGGTGTCGCGGCCTCAAGGGAGGCCTTTGCCACCGCACTCCAAGACGCAAAGCGACTTGGTGCGTTGAGTTGGTGTGCAGTACGCCATTGCCCTGTTTGTGCAAATTGACCTGACGCATTCGCTCCGCGAGACGGACTCTGCAAAGCGACAGCGGGGTGGTGCATCGGACCCACTCTCCCTGAACGCCTTCATCGCACGGAAAAAGTCACTTGCATATCTCAGGAAACTAAAGATACTATTCTAGTTTCCTAGGTGCTATGAATGCGAAACGAAAGCCCAGACCCTCCGCTACCATTCGCAAGAGTGCGGTGAAGGTGGTGGCGGCGAGGAAAGGTGGGGCGCGTGTTGCGCGGCCGGCTGCGAGGGTGAGTGCAGAGCCTGCTAAAGCTTCTCCAGACCATCCCGCACGCGAGCGCATCATCGAAGGTGCACGGCAGCATTTTTTTGCCCACGGGTTCCGGGGCGTGACGATGGATGACCTCGCGCAGGAGCTGGCGATGAGCAAGAAGACGCTCTACGCGCACTTCACGAGCAAGCTGGAGCTGGTGGAGGCGGTGATGCGGGAGAAGCTTGGGAGGGCGATGCGCGACATGGAGCGCATCACGGGAGATGACTCGCATGATTTTGCCTCTGCCC
Protein-coding regions in this window:
- a CDS encoding TetR/AcrR family transcriptional regulator, translating into MNAKRKPRPSATIRKSAVKVVAARKGGARVARPAARVSAEPAKASPDHPARERIIEGARQHFFAHGFRGVTMDDLAQELAMSKKTLYAHFTSKLELVEAVMREKLGRAMRDMERITGDDSHDFASALHELLACMQEHTREITPPFVRDIKREAPQLFAIVEQGRREMITRHFGKLFAQGKKEGRVRKDVPPELIVEILLAATTAIVNPVKMTEMGLSPREGYLGIVTVVLEGALVPEVRGN